A genomic region of Carassius carassius chromosome 27, fCarCar2.1, whole genome shotgun sequence contains the following coding sequences:
- the pycr3 gene encoding pyrroline-5-carboxylate reductase 3 has product MNLSESSVKASDSPALQSDVSQLKIGFIGAGNMAFGIAQGIIASGKVPPSNIIISAPSMNNLPRFQERGVCVTHFNDEVVDRSRLVFLAVKPHLIPKVLNGISGNVTQEHIIVSMAAGITLETLEELLPAGTRVIRIMPNLPCMLLEGALLLACGSCAGQMEETLLKALLGPCGLVEAGPEHWIDAHVGLSGSGVAFVYVFAEALADGAVKMGMPSALARRIAAQTILGAGVLLRDSGKFPAELKAEVCTPGGTTIHGIHALEKGGFRAATMGAVEAATERARELGKK; this is encoded by the exons ATGAATCTATCCGAGAGTTCAGTCAAAGCCAGCGACTCTCCAGCGCTTCAGTCT GATGTGTCTCAGCTGAAGATCGGGTTCATCGGAGCGGGAAACATGGCGTTTGGAATAGCGCAGGGCATCATCGCGTCAG GGAAGGTTCCACCCAGTAATATAATTATTAGCGCTCCATCCATGAACAACCTTCCTCGCTTTCAG GAGAGAGGTGTTTGTGTCACTCACTTCAATGACGAGGTTGTCGATCGCTCTCGGTTGGTCTTCCTGGCCGTCAAACCTCACCTCATCCCGAAGGTGCTGAATGGAATCTCCGGGAATGTCACTCAGGAACACATCATCGTTTCCATGGCAGCCGGAATCACTCTAGAAACACTTGAGGAG CTGTTGCCTGCTGGGACGCGTGTGATTCGTATAATGCCGAATCTTCCCTGCATGCTCCTGGAGGGGGCGCTGCTCCTCGCCTGCGGCTCGTGTGCTGGACAGATGGAGGAGACTCTGCTGAAGGCCCTGCTGGGCCCCTGTGGGTTGGTGGAGGCGGGGCCTGAACACTGGATCGACGCCCACGTGGGCTTGAGTGGCAGCGGCGTCGCATTC GTGTATGTGTTTGCGGAGGCATTGGCGGACGGTGCTGTTAAAATGGGGATGCCCAGCGCTCTGGCTCGACGCATCGCAGCACAGACAATACTG GGCGCTGGTGTGTTACTGCGTGATTCCGGGAAGTTCCCTGCGGAGCTGAAGGCCGAGGTTTGCACACCGGGAGGAACCACGATTCACGGGATCCACGCGCTGGAGAAGGGAGGGTTCAGAGCCGCTACGATGGGAGCCGTAGAGGCGGCGACCGAAAGAGCCAGAGAACTCGGAAAGAAGTAg
- the LOC132106400 gene encoding GDP-L-fucose synthase-like, whose amino-acid sequence MDVSVGPMRVLVTGGSGLVGRAIERVVNEGERREGEEWIFLSSKDANLVSAEETRAVFQKHRPTHVIHLAAMVGGLYKNMRQNLDFWRNNLHINDNVLQMSQEFGVVKVISCLSTCVFPDNTTYPLDETMMHNGVPHESNYGYAYAKRMIDVHNRALFQQYGLKYTAVIPTNMFGPHDNYNIEDGHVMPGLIHKTYLAKKEGKPLQVWGSGRALRQFIYSLDLARLFLWVLREYDEVEPIILSVGEEDELTVKEAVDAVVEGFGFEGEVIYDTSKSDGQIKKTASNAKLRKYLPDFKFTPFKQAIQETCDWFAANYDSARK is encoded by the exons ATGGACGTGTCAGTCGGGCCGATGCGTGTGTTGGTGACGGGCGGCAGTGGATTGGTGGGGCGAGCGATAGAACGGGTGGTGAACGAGGGCGAACGGAGAGAAGGAGAAGAATGGATATTCCTGTCATCCAAAGATGCCAATCTTGT GAGCGCTGAAGAGACGAGAGCAGTCTTTCAGAAACATCGTCCAACGCACGTCATTCATTTGGCCGCCATGGTTGGAGGACTCTATAAAAACATGAGACAGAACCTTGACTTCTGG aGGAATAATTTACACATCAATGACAATGTGCTGCAAATGTCTCAGGAGTTCGGGGTGGTGAAGGTCATTTCCTGCCTGTCTACTTGTGTTTTTCCAGATAATACCACTTACCCTCTAGATGAGACCATG ATGCACAACGGTGTCCCCCATGAGTCTAATTATGGTTATGCCTACGCCAAACGCATGATTGACGTCCACAACAG GGCGTTATTTCAGCAGTACGGTTTGAAATACACAGCCGTCATCCCCACCAACATGTTCGGACCCCATGATAACTACAACATTGAGGACGGTCACGTGATGCCAGGACTGATCCACAAGACGTACCTGGCCAAGA AGGAAGGTAAACCTCTGCAGGTCTGGGGTTCGGGTCGTGCTCTGCGTCAGTTCATCTATTCTCTGGATCTGGCTCGTCTGTTTCTGTGGGTTCTGAGGGAGTACGACGAGGTGGAGCCCATCATTCTCTCAG TCGGGGAGGAGGATGAGTTGACTGTAAAGGAGGCTGTGGATGCTGTGGTTGAAGGATTCGGGTTCGAAGGGGAAGTTATT TATGACACTAGTAAATCAGACGGTCAGATCAAGAAAACCGCCAGTAACGCCAAACTACGCAAATACCTGCCAGACTTCAAGTTCACGCCGTTCAAACAAG cCATCCAGGAGACTTGTGATTGGTTTGCAGCCAATTATGACTCCGCCCGTAAATAA
- the LOC132106398 gene encoding GDP-L-fucose synthase-like, translating to MNGSVGPMRVLVTGGSGLVGRAIERVVKEEGGGREGETWIFLSSKETNLVSAEETRAAFERHRPTHVIHLAAMVGGLYRNMRQNLDFWRNNVHINDNVLHTSQEFGVVKVVSCLSTCVFPDKTTYPIDETVMHSGPPHESNYGYAYAKRMIDVHNRALFQQYGLKYTAVIPTNMFGPHDNYNIEDGHVMPGLIHKTYLAKKEGKPLQVWGSGRALRQFIYSLDLARLFLWVLREYDEVEPIILSVGEEDELTVKEAVDAVVEGFGFEGEVIYDTSKSDGQIKKTANNGKLRKYLPDFKFTPFKQAVKETCDWFAANYDSARK from the exons atgaACGGGTCAGTCGGGCCAATGCGTGTGTTGGTGACGGGCGGCAGTGGGCTGGTGGGGCGAGCGATAGAACGGGTGGTGAAAGAGGAGGGCGGAGGGAGAGAAGGAGAAACATGGATATTCCTGTCGTCCAAAGAGACCAATCTTGT GAGCGCTGAAGAGACGAGAGCAGCCTTCGAGAGACATCGTCCGACGCACGTCATTCATTTGGCCGCAATGGTTGGAGGTCTCTACAGAAACATGAGACAGAACCTGGACTTCTGg AGGAATAATGTGCACATCAATGACAACGTGCTGCACACGTCTCAGGAGTTCGGCGTGGTGAAGGTCGTTTCCTGTCTGTCTACGTGTGTTTTTCCAGATAAAACCACCTACCCTATAGATGAGACTGtg ATGCACAGCGGTCCCCCGCATGAGTCGAATTACGGTTATGCGTATGCCAAACGCATGATTGACGTCCACAACAG GGCGTTATTTCAGCAGTACGGTTTGAAATACACAGCCGTCATCCCCACCAACATGTTCGGACCCCATGATAACTACAACATTGAGGACGGTCACGTGATGCCAGGACTGATCCACAAGACGTACCTGGCCAAGA AGGAAGGTAAACCTCTGCAGGTCTGGGGTTCGGGTCGTGCTCTGCGTCAGTTCATCTATTCTCTGGATCTGGCTCGTCTGTTTCTGTGGGTTCTGAGGGAGTACGACGAGGTGGAGCCCATCATTCTCTCAG TCGGGGAGGAGGATGAGTTGACTGTAAAGGAGGCTGTGGATGCTGTGGTTGAAGGATTCGGGTTCGAAGGGGAAGTTATT TATGACACTAGTAAATCAGACGGTCAGATCAAGAAAACCGCCAATAACGGCAAACTACGCAAATACCTACCAGACTTCAAGTTCACACCGTTCAAACAAG ccgTCAAGGAGACGTGTGATTGGTTTGCGGCCAATTATGACTCCGCCCGTAAATAA